In Mycoplasma sp. Mirounga ES2805-ORL, a single window of DNA contains:
- the rplU gene encoding 50S ribosomal protein L21, whose product MIAIIETGGKQILVKKDQTIFIEKIEGKEGSEVTFENVLLVDNKVGKPFVKGAKVTGEIQKQGKAKKIVVYRHNAKSTHKRKLGHRQPYTRVLIKKIEG is encoded by the coding sequence ATGATTGCTATAATCGAAACTGGAGGCAAACAAATTTTAGTTAAAAAGGACCAAACAATCTTTATTGAAAAAATAGAAGGTAAAGAAGGTTCTGAGGTAACTTTTGAAAATGTTTTATTAGTGGACAACAAAGTTGGTAAACCATTCGTAAAAGGAGCAAAAGTTACTGGAGAAATCCAAAAGCAAGGTAAAGCAAAAAAAATAGTAGTATATCGTCACAACGCTAAGTCAACACACAAGAGAAAACTTGGTCACCGTCAACCTTACACACGTGTACTAATTAAGAAGATCGAGGGATAG
- the pheS gene encoding phenylalanine--tRNA ligase subunit alpha, with amino-acid sequence MNIDWETIKSFEELKQAKSRVYSKDGELAQLQQQIRTASNEERKEIGQKITDLKSFYEGKFNEVTTRLEREKINKIINAQYIDVTQPISDLGSLHPITLIENRLRNWFNQNGYFESKAGEIVDDEYNFERLNIPKDHPARAMQDSLYIDGIKRILLRTHNTGISALELEKNKNKTINNYAIGKVYRNDEDDATHSHQFTQLDFVSVSKVSFPNLIWTLKSLLSYVFETDLEIRLRPSYFPFTEPSVEVDIWYKNRWIEVLGAGMLHPNVLKAAGYDTKKFNGFAAGVGIERLAMIKYGIKDIREFYKNDIRTLNQFNHEK; translated from the coding sequence ATGAATATAGATTGAGAAACAATAAAATCTTTTGAAGAACTTAAACAAGCAAAAAGTAGAGTTTATTCAAAAGATGGCGAATTAGCACAACTACAACAACAAATAAGAACAGCTTCAAATGAAGAACGAAAAGAAATAGGCCAAAAAATTACAGATTTAAAGAGTTTTTATGAAGGCAAATTTAATGAAGTTACAACTAGATTAGAAAGAGAAAAAATAAATAAAATAATTAATGCTCAGTATATTGATGTGACGCAACCTATTAGTGATTTAGGTTCTTTACATCCAATTACGTTGATTGAAAATAGACTAAGGAATTGATTTAATCAAAATGGTTATTTTGAATCAAAAGCTGGAGAAATAGTAGATGATGAATATAACTTTGAAAGACTAAATATTCCAAAAGATCATCCTGCAAGAGCTATGCAAGATTCACTATATATTGATGGAATTAAAAGAATTTTATTAAGAACGCACAACACCGGGATAAGTGCACTTGAACTAGAAAAAAACAAAAATAAAACAATTAATAATTATGCTATTGGTAAGGTTTATAGAAATGATGAGGATGACGCAACTCATTCGCATCAATTTACCCAACTAGATTTTGTTAGCGTTAGCAAAGTTAGTTTTCCAAACTTAATTTGAACATTAAAGTCTCTTTTAAGTTATGTATTTGAAACTGATTTAGAAATCAGATTGCGTCCAAGTTATTTTCCATTCACAGAACCTAGTGTTGAAGTTGATATATGGTATAAAAATAGGTGAATTGAAGTTTTAGGTGCTGGAATGTTACATCCTAATGTTCTTAAGGCTGCGGGTTATGATACAAAAAAATTTAATGGATTTGCCGCTGGAGTTGGTATTGAACGTTTAGCAATGATTAAATATGGTATTAAAGATATTCGTGAATTTTATAAAAATGATATAAGAACTTTAAATCAATTTAATCATGAAAAATAG
- a CDS encoding replication-associated recombination protein A encodes MKNLANKLRPETLDDVVGQKEVVSLLKKVASNKLTNSFIFFGESGVGKTSCAIALANDLELKYELFNASVDKKEDLIKGLQNNELLIIDEIHRLNKDKQDILLSFLELDKVTIYATTTENPYFKINPALRSRMQILQFNKLSEEEMFYGIKNILKKHYSNLIVEDKIIKILIKNSGGDYRFCINNLQMIALLNKDNKITENDLKSVIPNINFYSDKDSTSHYNNLSAFHKSLRGSDVDAALYYGTILLKSGDIEGLFRRLTACAYEDIGLADPNIGLKIEAAYKAFERLGLPEARLPIYYSIITIALTPKSNTIYESINKIEEYVNQGNIFEVPLHLRDGHYSSASKLGIGNYIYPHDYPRHFVKQKYLPKQVKQSFFEPCENDSKKIKEYYNFVKNEFNSK; translated from the coding sequence ATGAAAAATTTAGCAAATAAGTTGAGACCTGAGACATTAGATGACGTTGTTGGACAAAAAGAAGTAGTAAGTTTATTAAAAAAAGTTGCTTCTAATAAATTGACCAACAGTTTTATTTTCTTTGGTGAAAGTGGTGTTGGCAAAACATCATGTGCAATTGCTCTTGCAAATGACCTTGAATTAAAATATGAATTATTTAATGCTAGTGTCGATAAAAAGGAAGACTTAATTAAAGGACTTCAAAATAATGAGCTTTTAATAATTGATGAGATCCATAGGTTAAATAAAGATAAGCAGGATATTCTATTATCATTTTTAGAACTTGATAAGGTGACAATCTATGCAACAACAACAGAAAACCCATATTTTAAAATAAATCCTGCTTTAAGAAGCAGAATGCAAATACTGCAATTTAATAAGCTAAGCGAAGAAGAAATGTTTTATGGTATAAAAAATATTCTCAAGAAGCATTACTCTAATTTAATAGTCGAAGATAAAATAATCAAAATCCTCATTAAAAATTCAGGTGGTGATTACCGGTTTTGCATAAATAATTTACAAATGATTGCTTTATTAAATAAGGATAATAAAATAACGGAAAACGATTTAAAAAGTGTTATTCCAAATATTAATTTTTACTCGGATAAAGATTCAACATCTCATTACAATAATCTCTCAGCTTTTCATAAATCACTTAGAGGCAGTGATGTAGATGCAGCATTATATTATGGAACTATACTTTTAAAAAGCGGAGATATTGAGGGCTTATTTAGAAGATTGACAGCTTGCGCCTATGAGGATATTGGTTTAGCTGATCCTAATATAGGTCTAAAAATTGAAGCTGCATATAAAGCTTTTGAAAGGTTAGGTTTGCCAGAAGCTAGGTTGCCAATTTATTATTCAATAATAACTATAGCTTTAACTCCTAAAAGCAACACAATTTACGAAAGCATTAATAAAATAGAAGAATATGTAAATCAAGGAAACATTTTTGAAGTTCCTTTACATCTTAGAGATGGGCATTATAGTTCAGCTTCGAAACTAGGTATAGGTAATTACATTTATCCTCATGATTATCCAAGGCATTTTGTTAAACAAAAGTATTTACCAAAACAGGTTAAACAATCATTTTTTGAACCTTGTGAAAATGATTCTAAAAAAATTAAAGAATATTATAACTTTGTTAAAAATGAATTTAATTCAAAATAA
- a CDS encoding uracil-DNA glycosylase, which yields MKNSFKWFLDEESQKYYFKKIVNKLDQLEQSGQTIYPKKKDRFRALDFFKPSETKLIIIGQDPYFLENQADGLAFSTRDSKCPRSLQNIIKEIKKDYPESVFETYQLDYWAKQGVLLLNAVLSVEANKVNSHIDLGWKEFIFNLLDFVLKHNSKVIFGLWGNNAKKLFEEFKTKFNYKNITYLLTSHPSPLSYSKTNRSFKDSMFFKKINEMLESEIDFSIRKVE from the coding sequence ATGAAAAATAGTTTTAAATGATTTCTTGACGAAGAGTCTCAAAAATACTATTTTAAAAAAATAGTTAATAAGCTTGATCAACTTGAACAGTCTGGTCAAACTATATATCCTAAGAAGAAAGATAGATTTAGAGCCTTAGATTTTTTTAAACCTAGTGAAACTAAATTAATAATTATTGGTCAAGATCCATATTTTTTAGAAAATCAAGCTGATGGCTTAGCGTTTAGCACGAGAGATTCCAAATGTCCAAGAAGTTTGCAAAATATAATAAAGGAAATTAAAAAAGATTATCCCGAAAGTGTTTTTGAAACTTATCAACTTGATTATTGGGCTAAGCAAGGGGTATTACTACTAAATGCTGTGTTAAGTGTTGAAGCTAATAAGGTTAACTCACATATTGATTTAGGCTGGAAAGAATTTATTTTTAACTTATTAGATTTTGTTCTAAAGCATAATTCGAAAGTAATTTTTGGTTTATGGGGTAATAATGCTAAAAAGTTATTTGAAGAATTTAAGACAAAATTCAATTATAAAAATATAACTTATTTATTAACTTCTCATCCTAGTCCCTTAAGTTATTCAAAAACCAATAGATCATTTAAAGACTCTATGTTCTTTAAAAAAATAAATGAAATGCTTGAATCTGAAATTGATTTTAGCATTAGAAAGGTGGAGTAA
- a CDS encoding phenylalanine--tRNA ligase subunit beta codes for MIISLKELNKFMSDIKLDVNIEKVINSIGYEVESITKFSDVEGVKIGKVLDVSKNENSKNLWIVKLQTKDGETTIQTTATNATVGCYTVFFPVGAKKGDIVFAAKTMAGIESRGMMAGFNELGYDASKLPFNPDDLIMTKEKGINLETDPVSYFGLDDYIIDVTTPANRSDINSYYVLGQEIAAYYGTKFHWISDKELKVDFKSKLNVNRGLAKELSFIESKINKSHTPLQDILFLARHGVEAKNNYVIDLTNLNLILTGAPTHAYDRDLIDNEITCIDYSGNVTLLGNKDVEVKNVLAIKDNEKVISLGCVMGCESSAVTQQSRNIAFEIGNFDSKLVRHGAKEIKLDSASSIQGGRGVNRETLIIGMKYLAHRLKKDNNLISNFINLPKSKKGTPVIQNRKKLALYANCDVKDLKKFKDVEQKLETIGFGIQKNRIVAPAYRSDISNFEDIIEEYFRFYGYDNFKPIAPKLDPFKVGKSNLNKNSLQAMGYQEIRTFTLTDKEQAKFNPFGYEKTIELETFVSKEREAIRNSIIPSMLEAAEYNLKRRIDDINFFENGMINNNEYVYGIVTNEKSFNELKRDVFNILRTKNIQFMPFSNNQFIHPNVSAKIMLNNEMIGWIGKVHPNFNKIDVFVAEFKDIHSDQIKEFEDYDHNPLKSIDLTFNLQLNENIDNTITRIKSVAKIFKIKQIDKFIKDSIKAVTLRVFSTNEEIDKINKEFNK; via the coding sequence ATGATTATTTCATTAAAAGAATTAAATAAATTTATGTCCGATATTAAATTGGACGTAAATATTGAAAAAGTAATTAATAGTATTGGATACGAAGTTGAAAGTATAACTAAATTTTCCGATGTTGAAGGTGTAAAGATAGGTAAAGTTCTAGATGTTTCTAAAAATGAAAACTCAAAAAATTTATGAATCGTTAAACTTCAAACTAAAGATGGAGAAACTACAATACAAACAACAGCTACAAATGCAACTGTAGGTTGCTATACTGTGTTTTTCCCTGTGGGAGCAAAAAAAGGGGATATTGTTTTTGCTGCTAAAACAATGGCTGGAATTGAAAGCCGAGGAATGATGGCTGGATTTAATGAGTTGGGTTATGATGCTTCAAAATTACCTTTTAATCCTGACGATTTAATTATGACCAAGGAAAAAGGAATTAATTTAGAAACAGATCCGGTTAGTTATTTTGGCTTAGACGACTATATAATTGATGTAACTACACCCGCAAATAGAAGCGATATTAATTCATATTATGTTTTAGGTCAAGAAATAGCCGCATACTACGGAACTAAATTCCATTGAATTTCTGATAAGGAATTGAAGGTTGACTTTAAGTCGAAATTAAATGTTAATAGAGGTTTGGCCAAGGAACTATCTTTTATTGAAAGTAAAATAAATAAATCACATACACCATTACAAGATATTCTATTTTTAGCAAGACATGGTGTTGAAGCTAAAAATAATTATGTAATAGATTTAACTAATTTAAACTTAATTCTAACTGGTGCGCCAACTCACGCTTATGATCGTGATTTAATAGATAATGAAATAACATGTATTGACTATTCTGGTAATGTTACATTATTAGGAAATAAAGATGTTGAAGTTAAAAATGTACTGGCCATTAAAGATAATGAAAAAGTTATATCTCTAGGATGTGTAATGGGATGTGAGTCTAGCGCCGTTACACAGCAAAGTAGGAATATTGCATTTGAAATTGGAAATTTTGATTCAAAACTTGTACGTCATGGTGCTAAGGAAATTAAATTAGATAGTGCCAGTTCTATTCAAGGTGGCCGGGGCGTGAATCGGGAAACATTAATAATTGGAATGAAATATTTAGCTCATAGATTGAAAAAAGATAATAATTTAATTTCCAACTTTATTAATTTACCAAAAAGTAAAAAAGGTACTCCAGTAATTCAAAATCGTAAAAAATTAGCTCTTTATGCAAATTGTGATGTTAAAGACTTAAAAAAATTTAAAGATGTTGAACAAAAACTTGAAACAATAGGTTTTGGTATTCAAAAAAATAGAATAGTTGCACCTGCTTATAGAAGTGATATTTCAAATTTTGAAGACATAATCGAAGAGTACTTTAGATTTTATGGTTATGATAATTTCAAACCTATTGCCCCAAAATTAGATCCTTTCAAGGTTGGAAAATCTAATTTAAATAAAAACTCATTACAAGCAATGGGATACCAAGAAATTAGAACCTTTACTCTAACTGATAAAGAACAAGCCAAATTTAACCCCTTTGGATATGAAAAAACTATTGAATTGGAAACATTTGTTTCTAAGGAAAGAGAAGCTATCAGAAATTCTATAATACCTTCAATGTTAGAAGCCGCTGAATATAATCTAAAGAGAAGAATTGATGATATTAATTTCTTTGAAAATGGAATGATAAATAATAACGAATATGTCTATGGAATAGTGACAAACGAAAAATCTTTTAATGAATTAAAACGTGATGTATTTAATATCTTAAGAACAAAAAATATACAGTTTATGCCATTTTCTAATAATCAATTTATTCATCCTAATGTTAGTGCAAAGATAATGCTTAATAATGAGATGATTGGCTGAATAGGCAAGGTTCATCCAAACTTTAATAAAATTGATGTTTTTGTTGCTGAATTTAAGGATATACATTCAGATCAGATTAAAGAGTTTGAAGATTATGACCATAATCCTTTGAAAAGTATAGATTTAACATTTAATCTTCAACTTAATGAAAATATTGATAATACTATAACTAGAATTAAATCGGTTGCTAAAATATTTAAAATTAAACAAATAGATAAGTTTATAAAAGATAGTATAAAAGCTGTAACCTTACGTGTATTTTCAACTAATGAAGAAATAGATAAAATTAATAAGGAGTTCAATAAATAA
- a CDS encoding TatD family hydrolase, translated as MAIKYVDAHTHPLKEYYKDNFKVIEKAYSKGVSIMMITGCNEKENNEVINICKNFDFTFPVIGIHPTETKGAIDGLTIENQLTKDVKGIGEIGLDFYWKDVPKNTQIESLNAQIKIAQKYDLPVVIHMRDAYQELYDILKNYKNVKFMIHTYSGNLEWAKKFYDLGCYFSFGGVVTYKNAAKTVEVVDWLPVDRILTETDAPYLTPAQKRGEWNYSNYVIYTLTFIAGIKKLSIEKMADIVFKNAKNFFKLNVSKK; from the coding sequence ATGGCAATAAAATACGTTGATGCTCATACCCATCCCTTAAAAGAATATTATAAAGATAACTTTAAAGTTATTGAAAAAGCATATAGCAAGGGTGTATCAATTATGATGATTACTGGATGTAACGAAAAAGAAAATAATGAAGTTATAAATATATGTAAAAATTTTGATTTTACATTTCCTGTAATTGGGATTCATCCAACAGAAACTAAAGGTGCAATTGATGGTTTAACAATAGAAAATCAATTAACAAAAGATGTAAAAGGCATTGGAGAAATAGGTCTTGATTTTTATTGAAAAGATGTACCTAAAAACACTCAAATTGAATCTTTAAATGCTCAAATAAAAATAGCTCAAAAATATGATTTGCCTGTTGTTATTCACATGAGAGATGCTTATCAAGAACTTTATGATATCTTAAAAAATTACAAAAATGTAAAGTTTATGATACATACTTATTCTGGAAATCTTGAATGAGCCAAAAAATTCTATGATCTAGGATGTTATTTTAGTTTTGGTGGAGTTGTAACATATAAAAATGCTGCAAAAACGGTTGAAGTTGTTGATTGACTACCAGTTGATAGAATTCTCACTGAAACTGATGCACCTTATTTAACTCCCGCACAAAAAAGAGGAGAGTGAAACTATTCAAATTATGTTATTTACACATTAACATTTATTGCTGGAATTAAAAAATTATCAATAGAAAAAATGGCTGATATCGTATTCAAAAACGCGAAGAATTTCTTTAAATTAAATGTTTCAAAAAAATAA
- the mnmE gene encoding tRNA uridine-5-carboxymethylaminomethyl(34) synthesis GTPase MnmE, whose translation MFNDTIAAISSGGKINQAISIIRVAGPEAITITKKIFTGKIGKNQSITFGKIIDNFSNKLIDEVLVAWFIGKNNFVGQDTVEINCHGGVIITNIILELLIANGARLATPGEFSRRSFLNGKMSLVKAEAINDLIHAQSKKQVDLAIKNFDNKTEEYLQKITRELALIIGQMEVNIDYPEYEDIENIFNKELVDKLSKLKAQIEDLAKISEDARIIFDGIKIAIVGKPNVGKSSLLNALLNEEKAIVTDTPGTTRDIVEATVQVKGFLFKLFDTAGIRNSKNKIESAGIEKAIEQIKNANLVIHLLDNRKINDMDKKIEKTIKDFNKNSLIVFNKKDLIKNKKEEYIYIEANKKDLGILTDKLTESFNNIDLENNFFLNNARQLGLIKKAIKSINSAIETINNNNDLDLTIIDVREAWANLVDINGRADNESLLDEMFKNFCLGK comes from the coding sequence ATGTTTAATGACACAATAGCAGCAATTAGCTCTGGAGGAAAAATAAACCAAGCAATATCTATAATTAGAGTTGCAGGACCAGAAGCTATTACAATAACAAAAAAAATATTCACGGGTAAAATTGGCAAAAATCAATCAATAACATTTGGTAAAATTATTGATAATTTTTCAAATAAATTAATTGACGAAGTCTTAGTGGCCTGGTTTATTGGAAAGAATAATTTTGTTGGCCAAGATACAGTTGAAATTAATTGCCATGGAGGAGTAATTATTACCAACATTATTCTTGAACTTTTAATTGCAAATGGTGCTAGATTAGCCACACCAGGAGAATTTAGTAGAAGATCTTTTTTAAACGGGAAAATGAGTCTAGTTAAGGCTGAGGCTATAAATGATTTAATTCACGCTCAATCTAAAAAGCAAGTTGATTTAGCTATTAAAAATTTTGACAACAAAACAGAAGAATACTTACAAAAAATAACAAGAGAGTTGGCTTTAATTATTGGACAAATGGAAGTAAATATTGACTATCCAGAATATGAAGATATTGAAAATATTTTTAATAAGGAACTTGTTGATAAACTCTCAAAACTTAAAGCACAAATTGAAGATTTAGCCAAAATATCAGAGGATGCAAGAATAATTTTCGATGGAATTAAGATTGCCATTGTAGGCAAGCCTAATGTTGGCAAGTCTTCTTTACTAAATGCTTTACTAAATGAAGAAAAAGCAATAGTAACTGATACACCCGGAACTACAAGAGATATTGTTGAAGCAACAGTACAAGTTAAAGGTTTTCTATTTAAATTATTTGATACAGCAGGAATTAGAAATTCTAAAAATAAAATTGAGTCAGCAGGGATAGAAAAAGCTATTGAACAAATAAAAAATGCAAATTTAGTTATTCATTTATTAGATAATAGAAAAATAAATGATATGGACAAGAAAATTGAAAAAACAATTAAAGATTTTAATAAAAATAGCCTAATAGTATTTAACAAAAAAGACTTAATTAAAAACAAAAAAGAAGAGTACATATACATTGAAGCTAATAAAAAAGACCTAGGCATTTTGACTGATAAATTAACAGAATCATTTAATAATATTGATTTAGAAAATAACTTCTTTTTAAATAATGCAAGACAATTAGGTTTGATTAAAAAAGCTATAAAATCTATTAATTCGGCAATCGAAACAATAAATAATAATAACGATTTAGATTTAACAATAATAGATGTTAGGGAAGCTTGAGCTAATTTAGTAGATATTAATGGTCGTGCTGACAATGAATCATTATTAGATGAAATGTTTAAAAACTTTTGTCTAGGAAAGTAG
- the glyA gene encoding serine hydroxymethyltransferase yields the protein MYKKINLDDKIVEEAINNEVKRQNEHIELIASENYVSEDVLKATGSVLTNKYGEGYPGKRYYGGCENVDVIENLAIERAKKLFNVKYVNVQPYSGSVANAAAIAAIAKPGDKIMGLSLSSGGHLSHGYKISFSGLFYDAITYEVDENGLLDYEQIKQQALKENPQVIICGYSAYSRIVDFKKFREIADACGAKLMADIAHIAGLIVGGVHPSPVNYADVITTTTHKTLRATRGAMIMTNDEEIAKKVNRWVFPGYQGGPLFHAIAGKAVAFGEALKPSFKTYAKNIVNNSKTFAQVFIDNNIKVVSGGTDNHLFTINVYDSFNITGKEAENKLSEINITANKNTIPFDTQSPTVASGVRLGTAAMTSRNFTKWEELALIIIECLKNNGDQKVVKKLKNKVLKLTKEFPIIIKY from the coding sequence ATGTATAAAAAAATTAATTTAGATGACAAAATAGTTGAAGAAGCTATCAATAATGAAGTTAAAAGACAAAATGAACACATTGAATTAATTGCTAGTGAGAATTATGTTAGTGAAGATGTTTTAAAAGCAACAGGTAGCGTTTTAACAAATAAATATGGTGAAGGATATCCAGGCAAAAGATATTATGGCGGTTGCGAAAATGTGGATGTAATTGAAAATTTAGCAATAGAAAGAGCTAAAAAATTATTTAATGTTAAATACGTCAATGTTCAACCTTATTCAGGAAGTGTTGCAAATGCCGCTGCGATAGCTGCTATTGCAAAACCCGGAGATAAAATTATGGGACTTAGCCTTTCATCAGGCGGTCATTTAAGTCATGGATATAAAATAAGTTTTTCAGGATTATTTTATGATGCTATAACTTATGAAGTTGATGAAAACGGGTTACTAGATTATGAACAAATAAAACAACAAGCTCTTAAAGAAAACCCTCAAGTTATTATTTGCGGCTATTCAGCGTATTCAAGAATTGTTGATTTTAAGAAATTTAGAGAAATTGCAGATGCTTGTGGTGCTAAACTAATGGCCGATATTGCTCATATCGCTGGATTAATAGTTGGAGGTGTTCATCCTTCTCCTGTTAACTACGCAGATGTTATTACGACTACAACTCATAAAACTTTAAGAGCAACACGCGGCGCTATGATAATGACTAATGATGAAGAAATAGCTAAAAAGGTTAATCGTTGAGTTTTTCCTGGATATCAAGGAGGACCATTATTTCATGCTATAGCAGGTAAAGCGGTTGCTTTTGGCGAAGCATTAAAACCTTCTTTTAAAACCTATGCTAAAAATATTGTAAACAACTCTAAAACTTTTGCTCAGGTATTTATTGACAACAATATTAAAGTTGTTTCTGGAGGTACAGATAATCATTTATTTACAATAAATGTTTATGATTCATTTAATATAACAGGCAAGGAAGCTGAAAATAAATTATCTGAAATTAATATAACAGCAAATAAAAATACAATACCTTTTGATACTCAAAGTCCAACAGTCGCTTCTGGTGTTAGATTAGGCACGGCCGCTATGACATCAAGAAATTTTACTAAGTGAGAAGAACTTGCTTTAATAATTATTGAATGTTTAAAAAATAATGGTGATCAAAAAGTTGTTAAAAAACTAAAAAATAAAGTTTTAAAACTTACAAAAGAATTCCCAATAATAATCAAATATTAG